In the Gossypium raimondii isolate GPD5lz chromosome 9, ASM2569854v1, whole genome shotgun sequence genome, one interval contains:
- the LOC105800510 gene encoding vacuole membrane protein KMS1: protein MDSGKGATTSQQMGSLTEDLRERHQQELENLTLTTQPFKTLRLFLLAIFQYYKRLALYLLAKGGWLALSSTLIAALGILLVTIEGPHEKHVDELSQYIRFGLWWIALGVASSIGLGSGLHTFVLYLGPHIALFTIKAMQCGRVDLKSAPYDTIQLKRGPSWLDKSCEEFGPPLFSSTHGSRVPLSSILQQVQLEAILWGIGTALGELPPYFISRAASESGREFDAMEELDGSSSEDTGVIAALLEKIKRWLLSHSQHLNFFTILILASVPNPLFDLAGIMCGQFGIPFWEFFLSTLIGKAFIKTYIQMVFIISICNNQLLDWIENELIWVLGFVPGFDTFLPTLTAKLHAAKDKYLSTSQPLPSNIKGKWDLSFALIWNTVVWLMLMNFFVKIVNATAQRYYKKQMDEQVGDNVSASTHSD from the exons ATGGATTCAGGCAAAGGAGCAACTACTTCTCAACAAATGGGATCGTTGACCGAAg ATCTTCGTGAGAGACATCAACAAGAATTAGAAAACTTGACATTAACAACACAGCCCTTCAAAACATTAAGGCTATTTCTTCTGGCTATCTTTCAATATTATAAGCGATTAGCATTATATCTTTTGGCAAAGGGTGGTTGGCTTGCGCTTTCAAGCACTCTAATAGCAGCTCTTGGAATTTTGCTTGTAACAATCGAGGGTCCTCATGAAAAG CATGTTGATGAACTTTCTCAGTATATTCGGTTTGGACTATGGTGGATCGCACTTGGTGTTGCATCTTCAATTGGGCTTG GATCTGGTCTGCATACTTTTGTCCTTTATTTGGGTCCGCATATTGCCTTGTTTACCATAAAAGCAATGCAATGTGGACGAGTAGACCTGAAGAGTGCTCCATATGATACAATACAGTTGAAGAGAGGCCCTTCATGGCTGGATAAATCCTGTGAAGAGTTTGGGCCCCCATTGTTTTCATCAACACATGGTTCAAGGGTTCCTCTTAGCAGCATACTGCAGCAGGTGCAGCTGGAGGCTATCTTATGGGGTATCGGGACTGCACTAGGAGAGCTTCCTCCTTACTTCATCTCAAGGGCTG CTAGCGAGTCAGGTCGCGAATTTGATGCCATGGAAGAATTGGATGGTTCCTCAAGTGAGGATACTGGAGTCATAGCTGCTCTGCTGGAAAAGATCAAACGCTGGCTGTTGTCCCACTCCCAACATTTGAACTTCTTTACCATTTTAATTCTTGCCTCA GTCCCCAATCCATTATTTGACCTTGCTGGCATCATGTGTGGACAATTTGGCATTCCATTCTGGGAGTTCTTTCTCTCAACATTGATTGGGAAGGCATTTATTAAAACTTACATACAG ATGGTTTTTATTATCTCTATCTGTAACAATCAACTCCTTGATTGGATAGAGAATGAGTTGATTTGGGTGCTCGGCTTCGTACCTGGATTCGATACATTCTTGCCCACACTTACAGCAAAACTTCATGCAGCCAAAGACAAGTACTTGTCCACCTCACAACCGCTGCCTTCAAATATCAAG GGGAAGTGGGATTTATCATTTGCTTTGATCTGGAACACTGTTGTGTGGCTTATGTTAATGAACTTCTTTGTCAAGATTGTCAATGCAACTGCTCAGAGATATTATAAAAAACAGATGGACGAGCAGGTAGGCGATAACGTATCTGCTTCAACTCATTCCGATTAA